Proteins encoded together in one Camelina sativa cultivar DH55 chromosome 9, Cs, whole genome shotgun sequence window:
- the LOC104712479 gene encoding RNA cytidine acetyltransferase 2-like isoform X3: MRKKVDERIRTLIENGVKLRHRSMFVIIGDKSRDQIVNLHHMLSKAVIKCNPSILWCYKDKLDISSHKQKRSKQLKRLRERGQLDPEKLDAFSRLLDVGRVTHCLYKDSERILGNTFGMCILQDFEALTPNLLARTIETVEGGGLVVLILRSLTSLTSLCTMVMDVHDRFRTESHSEAAGRFNERFLLSLASCKACVVMDDELNILPLSSHIRSITQVPTKKDSEGLSEAERDLKSLKDELSDDFPVGPLIKKCCTLDQGKAVISFFDAILDKALRSIVALIASRGRGKSAALGLAVAGAVAAGYSNIYITAPSPDNLKTFFEFVCKGFDALEYKEHLDYDVVKSANPDFKKAIVRINIYKQHRQTIQYIQPHEHEKLSQVELLVIDEAAAIPLPVVKSLLGPYLVFLSSTVSGYEGTGRSLSLKLLQQLDEQSRAPATGLEGSLSGFLFKKIELNESIRYASGDPIESWLNGLLCLDVATCLPNPARHPSPSQCDLYYVNRDTLFSFHKDSELFLQRMMALCVSSHYKNSPNDLQLLADAPAHHLFVLLGPVDESQNKLPDILCVIQVCLEGKISENSALQSLRDGHSPYGDQIPWKFCEQFRDTEFPGFSGARIVRIAVHPNAMKMGYGSAAVKLLTRYFEGEIAPISEADDKVDVEQAPIRVTEAAEKVSMLEEQVKPRTNLPPLLVPLHERRPEKLHYIGVSLGLTLDLFRFWRKQNFAPFYVSQVPSAVTGEHTCMLLRPLKNDELVVNESDELGFFTPFYKDFKTRFSKLLSDKFKKMDYKLVMSVLNPKINFPEVDSSGNSSDGFLKTLDGILSPYDMERLRAYTKNLTDFNLVYDICKTLAHQYFEEKLPVSLSSVQASILLCLGLQEVEFSTIERQMQLERGQVHSLILQGVRELYKYLNGVAGKEIESALPRLKERVLEPHNVSVDDDIKEGAKQVEEQMMKEKIEGLMDSELQQYVIGDKEAEDLQHSKISSSGIISVKSTKSENENGFDKSTKKRGSDKRSSSFSKSKSFKKRRA, translated from the exons ATGAGGAAGAAGGTTGATGAACGTATCAGGACTCTAATTGAAAACGGTGTCAAATTGAGACACCGTTCCATGTTTGTAATCATTGGTGACAAGTCCCGTGACCag ATAGTGAACCTCCATCATATGTTGTCAAAGGCAGTTATTAAGTGTAATCCCAGTATCCTGTGGTGCTACAAGGACAAACTTGACATTAGCAG tCATAAGCAAAAGCGTTCGAAGCAGTTGAAGAGATTGAGGGAAAGAGGACAATTGGATCCAGAAAAGCTTGACGCCTTCTCCCGTTTGCTAGATGTCGGAAGAGTAACTCATTGCTTGTACAAAGATTCTGAACGAATTCTCGGTAATACTTTTGGCATGTGCATCTTACAG GATTTTGAAGCTTTAACTCCAAATCTACTAGCAAGGACAATCGAGACTGTGGAAGGTGGTGGTCTGGTTGTATTAATATTGCGATCGCTTACATCGCTTACTAGTCTATGCACTATGGTTATG gaTGTCCATGACAGATTCCGAACTGAATCGCATTCTGAGGCTGCTGGCCGTTTCAATGAACGTTTTCTGCTATCACTTGCATCGTGCAAAGCATGTGTTGTTATGGATGATGAGCTGAATATACTGCCGCTTTCCTCGCATATCAGGTCTATTACTCAAGTTCCAACGAAAAAG GATTCTGAAGGGCTCTCTGAGGCAGAACGTGACCTGAAGAGTTTGAAAGATGAACTAAGTGATGATTTTCCCGTTGGTCCTTTAATCAAGAAATGCTGTACATTGGATCAG GGGAAAGCTGTGATCTCATTTTTCGATGCCATTCTGGATAAGGCTCTCCGCAGCATAGTTGCTTTGATTGCTAGTAGAGGGCGTGGAAAATCTGCTGCACTTGGTTTAGCTGTTGCTGGGGCTGTTGCTGCTGG ATACTCAAATATTTACATAACTGCACCAAGCCCGGATAACTTGAAGACATTCTTTGAGTTTGTTTGCAAAGGCTTTGATGCACTCGAATATAAG GAGCACCTTGATTATGATGTTGTGAAAAGTGCGAATCCTGACTTCAAAAAAGCTATTGTACGGATAAATATCTACAAGCAGCATAGACAAACTATCCAG TATATACAACCACACGAGCATGAGAAGCTCTCACAAGTAGAGCTGTTGGTTATTGATGAAGCGGCAGCTATTCCTTTGCCAGTTGTGAAGTCTTTGCTTGGTCCTTATCTAGTTTTCCTATCGTCAACTGTCAGTGG CTATGAAGGCACTGGGAGATCTTTGTCCCTGAAACTCCTCCAACAATTAGATGAGCAAAGCCGGGCTCCTGCTACTGGTCTTGAAGGTTCTCTTTCAG GTTTTCTTTTCAAGAAGATAGAACTTAATGAGTCTATTAGATACGCTTCTGGAGATCCAATAGAATCTTGGCTTAATGGCCTACTTTGCCTTGATGTTGCTACTTGTCTGCCTAATCCTGCGCG CCATCCTTCACCAAGCCAGTGTGATCTCTATTATGTCAACCGAGacacactcttttcttttcacaaaGATAGTGAGTTGTTTCTACAG AGAATGATGGCGCTATGTGTCTCGTCTCACTACAAAAATTCTCCTAATGATCTTCAACTGCTGGCTGATGCTCCTGCTCATCATTTGTTTGTGTTACTTG GTCCCGTTGATgagtcccaaaacaagcttcCTGATATACTTTGTGTTATCCAG GTCTGTCTCGAAGGAAAGATATCTGAGAACTCAGCCCTTCAAAGTTTAAGGGATGGCCATTCACCATATGGAGACCAAATTCCATGGaaattttgtgaacaatttcGGGACACTGAGTTTCCAGGGTTCTCTGGTGCTCGAATAGTACGCATAGCAGTCCACCCTAACGCCATGAAG ATGGGATATGGTTCTGCTGCAGTTAAACTCTTGACCAG ATATTTTGAGGGTGAGATAGCTCCAATCTCAGAAGCAGATGATAAAGTCGATGTGGAGCAAGCGCCCATTAGAGTTACTGAGGCTGCTGAGaag GTCTCCATGCTCGAGGAGCAAGTAAAACCTCGCACAAATCTTCCACCTCTATTGGTTCCACTTCATGAACGACGGCCTGAGAAACTCCACTACATTGGTGTTTCCTTGGGGCTTACATTGGATCTCTTCCGGTTTTGGAGAAAACAGAATTTTGCGCCTTTCTACGTTAGCCAAGTCCCA AGTGCTGTGACTGGAGAGCACACATGTATGCTTCTAAGACCTTTAAAAAATGATGAACTAGTAGTCAACGAGTCCGATGAGTTGGGCTTCTTTACTCCCTTCTATAAAG ATTTCAAGACAAGGTTCTCTAAGCTGTTGAGTGATAAATTCAAGAAGATGGATTATAAACTTGTAATGAG TGTCTTAAACCCAAAGATCAACTTCCCCGAGGTTGATTCTTCAGGGAATTCATCAGACGGATTTTTGAAGACACTTGACGGCATTTTATCTCCATATGATATGGAGAGGCTCAGAGCATATACTAAAAATCTGACGGACTTCAATCTG GTTTATGACATCTGCAAAACACTGGCACATCAGTATTTTGAAGAGAAGCTTCCCGTATCACTTTCATCTGTTCAGGCATCTATATTGTTATGCTTGGGGTTGCAGGAGGTGGAGTTTTCTACCATCGAG AGACAAATGCAGTTGGAGAGGGGACAAGTACATTCTCTTATCCTGCAGGGCGTAAGGGAGTTGTACAAATATCTCAATGGAGTTGCAGGAAAGGAAATCGAATCAGCCCTCCCTCGTTTGAAAGAG AGAGTGCTTGAACCTCACAATGTGTCGGTTGATGATGATATCAAGGAAGGAGCAAAACAAGTCGAG GAACaaatgatgaaggagaagattgAAGGATTAATGGATTCTGAGCTTCAACAATATGTAATTGGGGACAAAGAAGCAGAGGATCTGCAACATTCAAAGATCTCTTCAAGTGGTATTATTAGTGTTAAGTCCACCAAATCGGAGAATGAGAACGGGTTTGACAAATCCACCAAAAAGAGAGGCAGTGATAAGcgttcctcttctttctctaaaTCCAAATCTTTCAAGAAGAGAAGAGCCTGA
- the LOC104712479 gene encoding RNA cytidine acetyltransferase 2-like isoform X2, with the protein MRKKVDERIRTLIENGVKLRHRSMFVIIGDKSRDQIVNLHHMLSKAVIKCNPSILWCYKDKLDISSHKQKRSKQLKRLRERGQLDPEKLDAFSRLLDVGRVTHCLYKDSERILGNTFGMCILQDFEALTPNLLARTIETVEGGGLVVLILRSLTSLTSLCTMVMDVHDRFRTESHSEAAGRFNERFLLSLASCKACVVMDDELNILPLSSHIRSITQVPTKKDSEGLSEAERDLKSLKDELSDDFPVGPLIKKCCTLDQGKAVISFFDAILDKALRSIVALIASRGRGKSAALGLAVAGAVAAGYSNIYITAPSPDNLKTFFEFVCKGFDALEYKEHLDYDVVKSANPDFKKAIVRINIYKQHRQTIQYIQPHEHEKLSQVELLVIDEAAAIPLPVVKSLLGPYLVFLSSTVSGYEGTGRSLSLKLLQQLDEQSRAPATGLEGSLSGFLFKKIELNESIRYASGDPIESWLNGLLCLDVATCLPNPARHPSPSQCDLYYVNRDTLFSFHKDSELFLQRMMALCVSSHYKNSPNDLQLLADAPAHHLFVLLGPVDESQNKLPDILCVIQVCLEGKISENSALQSLRDGHSPYGDQIPWKFCEQFRDTEFPGFSGARIVRIAVHPNAMKMGYGSAAVKLLTRYFEGEIAPISEADDKVDVEQAPIRVTEAAEKVSMLEEQVKPRTNLPPLLVPLHERRPEKLHYIGVSLGLTLDLFRFWRKQNFAPFYVSQVPSAVTGEHTCMLLRPLKNDELVVNESDELGFFTPFYKDFKTRFSKLLSDKFKKMDYKLVMSVLNPKINFPEVDSSGNSSDGFLKTLDGILSPYDMERLRAYTKNLTDFNLVYDICKTLAHQYFEEKLPVSLSSVQASILLCLGLQEVEFSTIERQMQLERGQVHSLILQGVRELYKYLNGVAGKEIESALPRLKERVLEPHNVSVDDDIKEGAKQVEEQMMKEKIEGLMDSELQQYVIGDKEAEDLQHSKISSSGIISVKSTKSENENGFDKSTKKRGSDKRSSSFSKSKSFKKRRA; encoded by the exons ATGAGGAAGAAGGTTGATGAACGTATCAGGACTCTAATTGAAAACGGTGTCAAATTGAGACACCGTTCCATGTTTGTAATCATTGGTGACAAGTCCCGTGACCag ATAGTGAACCTCCATCATATGTTGTCAAAGGCAGTTATTAAGTGTAATCCCAGTATCCTGTGGTGCTACAAGGACAAACTTGACATTAGCAG tCATAAGCAAAAGCGTTCGAAGCAGTTGAAGAGATTGAGGGAAAGAGGACAATTGGATCCAGAAAAGCTTGACGCCTTCTCCCGTTTGCTAGATGTCGGAAGAGTAACTCATTGCTTGTACAAAGATTCTGAACGAATTCTCGGTAATACTTTTGGCATGTGCATCTTACAG GATTTTGAAGCTTTAACTCCAAATCTACTAGCAAGGACAATCGAGACTGTGGAAGGTGGTGGTCTGGTTGTATTAATATTGCGATCGCTTACATCGCTTACTAGTCTATGCACTATGGTTATG gaTGTCCATGACAGATTCCGAACTGAATCGCATTCTGAGGCTGCTGGCCGTTTCAATGAACGTTTTCTGCTATCACTTGCATCGTGCAAAGCATGTGTTGTTATGGATGATGAGCTGAATATACTGCCGCTTTCCTCGCATATCAGGTCTATTACTCAAGTTCCAACGAAAAAG GATTCTGAAGGGCTCTCTGAGGCAGAACGTGACCTGAAGAGTTTGAAAGATGAACTAAGTGATGATTTTCCCGTTGGTCCTTTAATCAAGAAATGCTGTACATTGGATCAG GGGAAAGCTGTGATCTCATTTTTCGATGCCATTCTGGATAAGGCTCTCCGCAGCATAGTTGCTTTGATTGCTAGTAGAGGGCGTGGAAAATCTGCTGCACTTGGTTTAGCTGTTGCTGGGGCTGTTGCTGCTGG ATACTCAAATATTTACATAACTGCACCAAGCCCGGATAACTTGAAGACATTCTTTGAGTTTGTTTGCAAAGGCTTTGATGCACTCGAATATAAG GAGCACCTTGATTATGATGTTGTGAAAAGTGCGAATCCTGACTTCAAAAAAGCTATTGTACGGATAAATATCTACAAGCAGCATAGACAAACTATCCAG TATATACAACCACACGAGCATGAGAAGCTCTCACAAGTAGAGCTGTTGGTTATTGATGAAGCGGCAGCTATTCCTTTGCCAGTTGTGAAGTCTTTGCTTGGTCCTTATCTAGTTTTCCTATCGTCAACTGTCAGTGG CTATGAAGGCACTGGGAGATCTTTGTCCCTGAAACTCCTCCAACAATTAGATGAGCAAAGCCGGGCTCCTGCTACTGGTCTTGAAGGTTCTCTTTCAG GTTTTCTTTTCAAGAAGATAGAACTTAATGAGTCTATTAGATACGCTTCTGGAGATCCAATAGAATCTTGGCTTAATGGCCTACTTTGCCTTGATGTTGCTACTTGTCTGCCTAATCCTGCGCG CCATCCTTCACCAAGCCAGTGTGATCTCTATTATGTCAACCGAGacacactcttttcttttcacaaaGATAGTGAGTTGTTTCTACAG AGAATGATGGCGCTATGTGTCTCGTCTCACTACAAAAATTCTCCTAATGATCTTCAACTGCTGGCTGATGCTCCTGCTCATCATTTGTTTGTGTTACTTG GTCCCGTTGATgagtcccaaaacaagcttcCTGATATACTTTGTGTTATCCAG GTCTGTCTCGAAGGAAAGATATCTGAGAACTCAGCCCTTCAAAGTTTAAGGGATGGCCATTCACCATATGGAGACCAAATTCCATGGaaattttgtgaacaatttcGGGACACTGAGTTTCCAGGGTTCTCTGGTGCTCGAATAGTACGCATAGCAGTCCACCCTAACGCCATGAAG ATGGGATATGGTTCTGCTGCAGTTAAACTCTTGACCAG ATATTTTGAGGGTGAGATAGCTCCAATCTCAGAAGCAGATGATAAAGTCGATGTGGAGCAAGCGCCCATTAGAGTTACTGAGGCTGCTGAGaag GTCTCCATGCTCGAGGAGCAAGTAAAACCTCGCACAAATCTTCCACCTCTATTGGTTCCACTTCATGAACGACGGCCTGAGAAACTCCACTACATTGGTGTTTCCTTGGGGCTTACATTGGATCTCTTCCGGTTTTGGAGAAAACAGAATTTTGCGCCTTTCTACGTTAGCCAAGTCCCA AGTGCTGTGACTGGAGAGCACAC ATGTATGCTTCTAAGACCTTTAAAAAATGATGAACTAGTAGTCAACGAGTCCGATGAGTTGGGCTTCTTTACTCCCTTCTATAAAG ATTTCAAGACAAGGTTCTCTAAGCTGTTGAGTGATAAATTCAAGAAGATGGATTATAAACTTGTAATGAG TGTCTTAAACCCAAAGATCAACTTCCCCGAGGTTGATTCTTCAGGGAATTCATCAGACGGATTTTTGAAGACACTTGACGGCATTTTATCTCCATATGATATGGAGAGGCTCAGAGCATATACTAAAAATCTGACGGACTTCAATCTG GTTTATGACATCTGCAAAACACTGGCACATCAGTATTTTGAAGAGAAGCTTCCCGTATCACTTTCATCTGTTCAGGCATCTATATTGTTATGCTTGGGGTTGCAGGAGGTGGAGTTTTCTACCATCGAG AGACAAATGCAGTTGGAGAGGGGACAAGTACATTCTCTTATCCTGCAGGGCGTAAGGGAGTTGTACAAATATCTCAATGGAGTTGCAGGAAAGGAAATCGAATCAGCCCTCCCTCGTTTGAAAGAG AGAGTGCTTGAACCTCACAATGTGTCGGTTGATGATGATATCAAGGAAGGAGCAAAACAAGTCGAG GAACaaatgatgaaggagaagattgAAGGATTAATGGATTCTGAGCTTCAACAATATGTAATTGGGGACAAAGAAGCAGAGGATCTGCAACATTCAAAGATCTCTTCAAGTGGTATTATTAGTGTTAAGTCCACCAAATCGGAGAATGAGAACGGGTTTGACAAATCCACCAAAAAGAGAGGCAGTGATAAGcgttcctcttctttctctaaaTCCAAATCTTTCAAGAAGAGAAGAGCCTGA
- the LOC104712480 gene encoding uncharacterized protein LOC104712480 produces MQLKSSSTSSSSSSSSSSMKLKTLIQNLLTHPLYRFLRAVARAKSIFLEISKHNNNNNNKKRKLMMFFPTKASKNQRKIFFGSFRLHYNWCSSHVVPVPQPFPFPAVSDIKGEEDEDSQLSGYLEWLEHKKVEDAEEIRDVAAHDHEEDDIDRLADMFIANCHEKFLLEKVESYRRFQEMLERSL; encoded by the coding sequence ATGCAgctcaaatcatcatcaacatcttcttcttcttcttcatcatcatcatccatgaaACTCAAAACACTAATCCAAAATCTCCTCACACACCCTCTCTACCGTTTCCTAAGAGCTGTAGCGAGAGCCAAATCAATCTTTCTAGAGATCTCgaagcacaacaacaacaacaacaacaagaaacgaAAACTCATGATGTTTTTTCCAACAAAGGCTTCAAAGAACCAACGCAAGATCTTCTTCGGATCTTTCAGATTGCATTACAACTGGTGTTCTTCTCATGTCGTCCCTGTTCCTCAACCCTTTCCTTTTCCAGCTGTCTCTGACATCAAAGGTGAAGAGGATGAAGATTCTCAGCTCTCTGGCTACCTCGAGTGGCTCGAACACAAGAAAGTCGAAGATGCCGAAGAGATCAGAGATGTTGCAGCTCATGATCATGAGGAAGATGATATTGATCGTTTGGCGGATATGTTCATTGCTAATTGCCACGAGAAGTTCTTGCTTGAGAAAGTCGAATCTTACAGGAGATTTCAAGAAATGCTAGAAAGGAGTTTGTGA
- the LOC104712479 gene encoding RNA cytidine acetyltransferase 2-like isoform X1, whose amino-acid sequence MRKKVDERIRTLIENGVKLRHRSMFVIIGDKSRDQIVNLHHMLSKAVIKCNPSILWCYKDKLDISSHKQKRSKQLKRLRERGQLDPEKLDAFSRLLDVGRVTHCLYKDSERILGNTFGMCILQDFEALTPNLLARTIETVEGGGLVVLILRSLTSLTSLCTMVMDVHDRFRTESHSEAAGRFNERFLLSLASCKACVVMDDELNILPLSSHIRSITQVPTKKDSEGLSEAERDLKSLKDELSDDFPVGPLIKKCCTLDQGKAVISFFDAILDKALRSIVALIASRGRGKSAALGLAVAGAVAAGYSNIYITAPSPDNLKTFFEFVCKGFDALEYKEHLDYDVVKSANPDFKKAIVRINIYKQHRQTIQYIQPHEHEKLSQVELLVIDEAAAIPLPVVKSLLGPYLVFLSSTVSGYEGTGRSLSLKLLQQLDEQSRAPATGLEGSLSGFLFKKIELNESIRYASGDPIESWLNGLLCLDVATCLPNPARHPSPSQCDLYYVNRDTLFSFHKDSELFLQRMMALCVSSHYKNSPNDLQLLADAPAHHLFVLLGPVDESQNKLPDILCVIQVCLEGKISENSALQSLRDGHSPYGDQIPWKFCEQFRDTEFPGFSGARIVRIAVHPNAMKMGYGSAAVKLLTRYFEGEIAPISEADDKVDVEQAPIRVTEAAEKVSMLEEQVKPRTNLPPLLVPLHERRPEKLHYIGVSLGLTLDLFRFWRKQNFAPFYVSQVPSAVTGEHTCMLLRPLKNDELVVNESDELGFFTPFYKDFKTRFSKLLSDKFKKMDYKLVMSVLNPKINFAEVDSSGNSSDGFLKTLDGILSPYDMERLRAYTKNLTDFNLVYDICKTLAHQYFEEKLPVSLSSVQASILLCLGLQEVEFSTIERQMQLERGQVHSLILQGVRELYKYLNGVAGKEIESALPRLKERVLEPHNVSVDDDIKEGAKQVEEQMMKEKIEGLMDSELQQYVIGDKEAEDLQHSKISSSGIISVKSTKSENENGFDKSTKKRGSDKRSSSFSKSKSFKKRRA is encoded by the exons ATGAGGAAGAAGGTTGATGAACGTATCAGGACTCTAATTGAAAACGGTGTCAAATTGAGACACCGTTCCATGTTTGTAATCATTGGTGACAAGTCCCGTGACCag ATAGTGAACCTCCATCATATGTTGTCAAAGGCAGTTATTAAGTGTAATCCCAGTATCCTGTGGTGCTACAAGGACAAACTTGACATTAGCAG tCATAAGCAAAAGCGTTCGAAGCAGTTGAAGAGATTGAGGGAAAGAGGACAATTGGATCCAGAAAAGCTTGACGCCTTCTCCCGTTTGCTAGATGTCGGAAGAGTAACTCATTGCTTGTACAAAGATTCTGAACGAATTCTCGGTAATACTTTTGGCATGTGCATCTTACAG GATTTTGAAGCTTTAACTCCAAATCTACTAGCAAGGACAATCGAGACTGTGGAAGGTGGTGGTCTGGTTGTATTAATATTGCGATCGCTTACATCGCTTACTAGTCTATGCACTATGGTTATG gaTGTCCATGACAGATTCCGAACTGAATCGCATTCTGAGGCTGCTGGCCGTTTCAATGAACGTTTTCTGCTATCACTTGCATCGTGCAAAGCATGTGTTGTTATGGATGATGAGCTGAATATACTGCCGCTTTCCTCGCATATCAGGTCTATTACTCAAGTTCCAACGAAAAAG GATTCTGAAGGGCTCTCTGAGGCAGAACGTGACCTGAAGAGTTTGAAAGATGAACTAAGTGATGATTTTCCCGTTGGTCCTTTAATCAAGAAATGCTGTACATTGGATCAG GGGAAAGCTGTGATCTCATTTTTCGATGCCATTCTGGATAAGGCTCTCCGCAGCATAGTTGCTTTGATTGCTAGTAGAGGGCGTGGAAAATCTGCTGCACTTGGTTTAGCTGTTGCTGGGGCTGTTGCTGCTGG ATACTCAAATATTTACATAACTGCACCAAGCCCGGATAACTTGAAGACATTCTTTGAGTTTGTTTGCAAAGGCTTTGATGCACTCGAATATAAG GAGCACCTTGATTATGATGTTGTGAAAAGTGCGAATCCTGACTTCAAAAAAGCTATTGTACGGATAAATATCTACAAGCAGCATAGACAAACTATCCAG TATATACAACCACACGAGCATGAGAAGCTCTCACAAGTAGAGCTGTTGGTTATTGATGAAGCGGCAGCTATTCCTTTGCCAGTTGTGAAGTCTTTGCTTGGTCCTTATCTAGTTTTCCTATCGTCAACTGTCAGTGG CTATGAAGGCACTGGGAGATCTTTGTCCCTGAAACTCCTCCAACAATTAGATGAGCAAAGCCGGGCTCCTGCTACTGGTCTTGAAGGTTCTCTTTCAG GTTTTCTTTTCAAGAAGATAGAACTTAATGAGTCTATTAGATACGCTTCTGGAGATCCAATAGAATCTTGGCTTAATGGCCTACTTTGCCTTGATGTTGCTACTTGTCTGCCTAATCCTGCGCG CCATCCTTCACCAAGCCAGTGTGATCTCTATTATGTCAACCGAGacacactcttttcttttcacaaaGATAGTGAGTTGTTTCTACAG AGAATGATGGCGCTATGTGTCTCGTCTCACTACAAAAATTCTCCTAATGATCTTCAACTGCTGGCTGATGCTCCTGCTCATCATTTGTTTGTGTTACTTG GTCCCGTTGATgagtcccaaaacaagcttcCTGATATACTTTGTGTTATCCAG GTCTGTCTCGAAGGAAAGATATCTGAGAACTCAGCCCTTCAAAGTTTAAGGGATGGCCATTCACCATATGGAGACCAAATTCCATGGaaattttgtgaacaatttcGGGACACTGAGTTTCCAGGGTTCTCTGGTGCTCGAATAGTACGCATAGCAGTCCACCCTAACGCCATGAAG ATGGGATATGGTTCTGCTGCAGTTAAACTCTTGACCAG ATATTTTGAGGGTGAGATAGCTCCAATCTCAGAAGCAGATGATAAAGTCGATGTGGAGCAAGCGCCCATTAGAGTTACTGAGGCTGCTGAGaag GTCTCCATGCTCGAGGAGCAAGTAAAACCTCGCACAAATCTTCCACCTCTATTGGTTCCACTTCATGAACGACGGCCTGAGAAACTCCACTACATTGGTGTTTCCTTGGGGCTTACATTGGATCTCTTCCGGTTTTGGAGAAAACAGAATTTTGCGCCTTTCTACGTTAGCCAAGTCCCA AGTGCTGTGACTGGAGAGCACACATGTATGCTTCTAAGACCTTTAAAAAATGATGAACTAGTAGTCAACGAGTCCGATGAGTTGGGCTTCTTTACTCCCTTCTATAAAG ATTTCAAGACAAGGTTCTCTAAGCTGTTGAGTGATAAATTCAAGAAGATGGATTATAAACTTGTAATGAG TGTCTTAAACCCAAAGATCAACTTCGCCGAGGTTGATTCTTCAGGGAATTCATCAGACGGATTTTTGAAGACACTTGACGGCATTTTATCTCCATATGATATGGAGAGGCTCAGAGCATATACTAAAAATCTGACGGACTTCAATCTG GTTTATGACATCTGCAAAACACTGGCACATCAGTATTTTGAAGAGAAGCTTCCCGTATCACTTTCATCTGTTCAGGCATCTATATTGTTATGCTTGGGGTTGCAGGAGGTGGAGTTTTCTACCATCGAG AGACAAATGCAGTTGGAGAGGGGACAAGTACATTCTCTTATCCTGCAGGGCGTAAGGGAGTTGTACAAATATCTCAATGGAGTTGCAGGAAAGGAAATCGAATCAGCCCTCCCTCGTTTGAAAGAG AGAGTGCTTGAACCTCACAATGTGTCGGTTGATGATGATATCAAGGAAGGAGCAAAACAAGTCGAG GAACaaatgatgaaggagaagattgAAGGATTAATGGATTCTGAGCTTCAACAATATGTAATTGGGGACAAAGAAGCAGAGGATCTGCAACATTCAAAGATCTCTTCAAGTGGTATTATTAGTGTTAAGTCCACCAAATCGGAGAATGAGAACGGGTTTGACAAATCCACCAAAAAGAGAGGCAGTGATAAGcgttcctcttctttctctaaaTCCAAATCTTTCAAGAAGAGAAGAGCCTGA
- the LOC104715756 gene encoding protein EMSY-LIKE 1-like, giving the protein MADQKDQRTDPPGEKSANLPIKKRAMAEKTLRAPESSKSESDSGDGDVTCLSAEDVTKETPTVQEYQMKAFYHLLQVFSFETSTMSNKRTEIIEKLMKEWEISDETRNAFVDKIQKNLLTLEKMEDASVTDEKETQIVSETSLTKPVSPSSTYVPESGKSWGSVNPESLIGKCVRMRLPEEAEFSDYIIKAYDAEQEMHRVMAADSNAMEVDEPYSLIDLREVSPEDIMWEGGEKPNFDAPKQSTAQRSLF; this is encoded by the exons atggcGGACCAGAAAGATCAACGCACAGATCCTCCTGGTG AGAAGTCAGCAAATCTCCCAATAAAGAAGAGAGCAATGGCTGAAAAAACTCTCAGAGCACCCGAGTCATCTAAGTCAGAGTCTGATAGCGGCGATGGAGATGTGACTTGTTTATCCGCCGAAGACGTCACGAAAGAGACACCTACAGTCCAAGAATACCAGATGAAAGCTTTCTACCATCTTCTCcaagttttctcttttgaaaCCTCGACAATGTCAAAC AAGAGGACTGAGATCATTGAGAAACTGATGAAAGAGTGGGAGATATCTGACGAAACTCGCAACGCTTTTGTGGATAAGATTCAGAAGAATCTTCTAACCCTAGAGaaaat GGAGGATGCATCTGTAACTGATGAGAAGGAAACGCAGATAGTATCAGAGACGTCACTGACCAAACCT GTATCCCCTAGTTCGACTTATGTTCCTGAATCTGGCAAAAGCTGGGGCAGTGTTAATCCTGAGTCTCTTATTGGAAAATGTGTTCGTATGAGGCTGCCTGAGGAAGCTGAGTTCAGTGATTACATCATCAAAGCATATGATGCGGAACAG GAAATGCATCGGGTAATGGCTGCAGACTCGAATGCAATGGAGGTTGATGAGCCGTATAGCTTGATAGATCTTAGAGAA GTTTCTCCTGAGGATATAATGTGGGAAGGTGGAGAAAAGCCAAACTTTGATGCTCCCAAACAGTCTACAGCTCAACGATCCCTTTTCTGA